TTTTGGCGAACGTGTGTTTCTCAGATTATAAAAGTGTGTGCCCCTTATTGATGCTGCCGGTGAGAGGATGAGCGCTGCTGTGGGACACAATATGAAGCTTTCTGCCTTTGCTGAGCCAAAGTGTTCTTGAAGAAGTGTTCTCCTTAACTCGTATAAACTGGAGGAGTCGACCGAGGCCTGAAGGACGATGGCTGATGATTTCAGAGCTCGTCTTGTACTTCCACTCTTCTCTGCCTTATAATCCTCTGAGCAGAAATGTTGACCGCACAGCACGCGTTTAGATCATTTTTCCACGCGTGTATTTACATCCCAGAGAATAGCGAGCCATAGCTTCAATCATTCAGGATCCTTTACAGGGAATTAGTGAAATGGTGCATCTGCCTTTGATGACACACGTAATCTCAAGACTTTAACTTTGTTGAAGCAACCGGATATTCACAAGAAATCAGTGTTTTAACTCCAATAAAATGTAGAGTTTAGCTCAAACAATTCATGTGGATCTTCCTTTGCTGTACACAGTGTGGTTCTCGCGAGACTAGCATTTTCTCACCGGAGCTCACGCTGCGTCTTACGTCATGAGCTGGAGCTCCACTCTCTCTCGCGTATAACGGTTAGAGGAAGATAGAGATTACAGGTTTAAGTgtaaaatatggatatttttcatacACAAACGCATttcttcacttcagaagacctttattaaccccccagagctgtGTGGACTTCTTTATAATGAATGGGTGCAATTATTTGTACTTCAGTTTTGGGCACcatcactcccattataaagcatggATTATCCTGGAcgttatttaatataactctgtgtggcgaggggggcgtggttcagcggaGTCTGCAACGGGAGAGAGCGTCAGGAGACGCGTGGTGAATGAGCGGGTTGAATGCAAATCACGCaacacctgtttctcgttccagtaattggcgtggagacaggataaaacgccaggagaagcaggagtgtgtgagagagagagggactgctgactgagaatACACCTGATCAACAGATctactggagtgaagcccgtctTTTGATGTGGAATTATTGAATGTGCGTTGCACcgtcttttgtttgtttgatttttcgTTCAGTGaaaataaagctcagtcagcagtcaaagccgatccctgtcctcttccttcccataCACACACGAACCCCATCacactctgattgtgttcgtctgaggGAATaatgtcatatacacctaaaggatggcttgagggtgagtaaatcatggggtaattttcatgttctttataaaatattcatttttcatttacagTAGTAGTATTTTACTGTCCCAGCGAATAATTCAAATATTGTTGATCTAAAAGTGTTatagttattatttattattaaacagcatcattttgacagatactgtgtgtgtgtgtctgtgtgtgcgagtgtgtgtgtgtgtgtgtgtgtgtgtgtgtgtgtcagagagtgtgtgtgtgtgtcagagagtgcgtgtgtgtgtgtgtgtgtgtgtgtgtgtgtgtgtgtgtgtgtgtgtgtgtagacatACATTTGTGTAGTCCTGCTGTTATCCTGAACTCTCCCCATGATCCACTctagaaaacacacacagtgaTAGTTAGTCAGtaacactcacacatacactcttctcacacacacacactcactctcacacacatacacacacaacaatTTTAAATTTTGGAAAATTGTAAGGCTAAGTACATTACCAACCAgggctgcatttcccaaaagcatcgtaagcctaagttgatcgtaaaAACGATCGTACGAGtgatcttaaaggtcccgtttttcgtggttttttgaagctttgattgtgtttatagtgtgcaatataacatgtgttcatgtttcgcgtgtaaaaaaacagtatttttcacataatttacctatctgtataccgctgtttccactgtcataaaaacgggctgatgacttccttgttctatgaagtccctccttcagaaatacgtaacgagttctgattgtgccagccgttcctgtgttgtgattcgacagcattgatctctaagtacagcgtcaaaaggccaaacaaaggtgattggactgcgggatgaaaataacagcgtttcgacgacatggcgacaaacacactctacaaacgcaactcttgtgtattcctgtgggcggaggttagtcaaaaaactgttttagtgacgtcattaaagaaggaagtagagggatgtagtccaaactggccgttcgatgtaggcgacttctgttaaataaaatatctcgcttggcattgaactttgagctttaaaattttacagattttatttatactctaacgacaacattacacactaactaaagtttgaaacatgggatcacgaagaacgggacctttaatattaagatctgtttcccaaaagcatcgtaactTAAGTAGCACTTGAAAATGATCGTAGATCTACAAGTGCTCTGGAGTAATCGTAAAGCTCTAAGTGTATTGTAAGAAGACAGAGTTATGAAGGTCACCTACAGGACAACTGGCAGATTACACCTTTAACTTCAAGTGCATTGTGATAATATAAGGTTTTGATTGTACTTTAcagtacactttattttttttttgtttgtttgttttttttaataagggcaggcaacaaacaaaaatataaatacacatcTAAATTaaatgacaacaacaacaaaaattaataaaataagtaatgTAGGAAATATACTTCAAAGACTGGGAAAAATAGAGATAAACTCAAAAAAATCTGTCAATGACTTGCTGATGTGCACGAAAACCAGCCATGTATTGGACATTTCTTGGTTGGCCAGCATGTGGTGCCATGCCATCTTCGTCGTCGTCGtcgtcctcctcctcctcctcctcctcctccgccaCCTCTTCATCTTCTTCCCTGTTAAATAAGGGCACTTTCATCTGAACCACAATGTTGTGCAACATAGCTGttacatcagcttcagtttggctccagcctcttaagaagacctcagatgaccatcacctgtgaagagacggcgcaaattcctgcgaggacttcagaagacgcaatcatctggatcaacattcacattgcacaatctctatatcctaatttattgttaatgtaattcatttttccaggagctctttgcttctaccttcagttaaactgctaacagtgattgtaattaattacctaaagtatattatttgctaactacattctttaaattgtaatgttgacatccattttctgtaaagctgctttgaaatgatatgtatcgtgaaaagcgctatacaaataaatttgaattgaattgaactaTTATTACTGCACAGCACTTTTGTGGAGCAAAAAGAAGACCACCGCTGGACTGGTGAATAGCCCGAAAGCGCAGCTTCCACCTCCCTATTGTGCGTTCCACGATACTATGTGCAACACGGTGTGCTTCGTTGAAATCTGTGTCCCTGTCATTCATAGGATTAGCCACAGGGGTGAAGAGATATGGCCTCAGTGGGTAACCATTGTCCCCAAGCAGCCTCCACTGTCCCTGTGAGTTTTGTGCCTCCTGACCCACAGATGAATTGGTGAACATGAAGGAGTCGTGTGTGCTTCCGGGCCACCATGCCACAATGTCTGTGATCAAACCCTTATGGTCACAGATCACCTGGCAGTTGACAGCTGCATAACCTTTGCGGCATATATATACATGGCCATCCACAGATGGTGTAAGGATCAGGATCAAGGTACCATCGATCACTCCGATGACCTGTGGGATGTGATGATGTGTTACAAAATACtgttgtatttctgtgatgtccTGTCTTAATGATGGAAATTTAATGTGTTCCACAGCAAGTGGAAGTAATGCATTGGTGACCGCTTGAACAGCTCTTGACACTGATGCTTTACTTAATCCAAGCCTATCACCAAGTACCTGGAGAAAACTGCCTGTTGCATAAAATCTCAATGCTGCTAAGAGTTGGACTTCAGGGGACAAGGCAAAATTTCTCCTGGTGGCACGCATCAGCTGAGGTTCGATGCTATTCAGCAGTTGGGCTATTTGTTCCCTTGGCAGACGGTATCTCCCGATTATAGCCATGTCATCAAGCATATCCAAGGGGTTTTGATGCTGTATAATGAAGGCATTTAATGTCACCAATCTACTTCGTGGTCGTCTCTGTCTTTGTCTTCCTCTGAACCTTAACTGAAGAACACGCTGTAGTGCAGCCATGATTTCCTTTGCAAGTCTACTGAGGTGTAAACTCTATATACTATACTAACTTTGAAGGAACCATGTGAAGGTTATCAGGCTGTGATAGTGTTCATGTATCCCACTGCTTGTCACCAATTTCAGTAATCACATTAGGCCCTGCCCTGAAGAAAGTGAAGGTGTGGCATGCTTAGAAATTGTATAGATTACATATTCCTTGAATCTATCCTCTGTTTGGAATGACCAGAATTTGTGCTCCTTAATATGTATACATAGAACAGTGCTGGTGAGACATGTCtgcaataaacttttttttttttgtgtctgtACCTGTAGAAATGTATTGGCTAGATGAAGTACATATATTTGTGCTACTTTCACCTTTAATATATAGACTTTATATATTAGTAATATTGAAACTTACATGCTTATGAAATAATCATTAACCATTCACTTCAGAAACACTTGAAAGAACTCATAAGATTTCCTATGGTATATAACTGCTGAGGTGTTGTGGCTGCAGTCTGGACAACTGAAGATGGAGGCTGAGGCCTGGGAGGGTTGTTTGGAGGAGTAGGAGATGGTATGTGCTGGGAGATGGCAGGTGAATATAGCTCCTCTGAACATGAAGGACCTGGCTCAGGCTCAGGTTGAGTTAACCCTACTGCTCCATGGATGTCAATACCACCACTAATGCCATCTGAAGCACTTGTGCCAAGTATTGACAAGGCCTTCTCTTCCTCTGCTGTGAGAAGGGGGGACTCGTTGGTCCCACCAcctgtttttttaattgcagtCCTCTGCAGTGCCCTCTTCCTTTTTGCCAGACTTGCAAAATCCTGCCACTTCTTGCGGACCTCCTTACCCGATCTTTTAACCCCCCTGGTTGCTGTTAATTTAGTAGCAGTGTCCTCCCAGATGTTTTGTTTCTCCTTATTTGTATGATGTCCTTTAAATCTGGTGAAAATAACATCTTTATTCCGCTCCACCTCCTCTAGAAGAACATTTACTTCATCTTTTTGAAAGGTatcttttcttgtttttttttgttcagcCATTTAATCAGCGCCTCAGCCTGTAGGTAGTTGCTTTATATAGACGTGTCTTGATTGCTAATCCACATCTGATGACGATTATTAGGTGAAACGTTCAGAGGACACGATTCCTTATAAGGttattgtaacacagttcgtatatacgggaagaaggaggcgggaaccggcgaacattcaaacaaactttaattccaaaataaacaataacaaaacgaaagtaatgccggcagaccctcgcggacgtctgccggccacacaaacataataaaataatatccaggcctggtcctctctcgttcttcactgtcgtcgctcctctttttatgctcccggagctcctccgttcTCTCGCGCTGTTCTCTCATGGCTCTCGCCCACCCTGCTCGTCAGTTATATTTCAGCACTTCGCAAATGGACAGCGACTCTTAAGTAGCACTTAGAGCGCATTCTCGCAAGGTCATGTTAAGGGCATTTTTGGGGAAATGCTCGTAGAATGCGCTCTTAAGAGCTAAGATACATCGTTATTGGGAAACCCAGCCCAGGTCTGTTACGGACACAGCTCGTTCCAATAGAtgatttattacaaaaagaatataaacataattgtgccgcataaacaaaacaaaacgctGCATAAATCCCGCCGCCCAATTATGACAACAAGGCCTCTTATCCCAAACTCACACACGGTCCACAGGTGCAGGAAATCAGTTCTAAAagaaagactcgggaggcaagagaacatttgaataatatttatttcacaGTTAGTATGCAAATTAGTAACATGAAGATGAAATGATGATGGGGTTATGTGACAAGCAGGCCGGAGCGAGAGctgtgagggaacggcgcgaggccagTGGCGTGATTGCTAAGGAGTGTCACCTGCACACTGCACCGGTCTCGTATTTCtcatggaggagctccggaagcacaTTCGCAGGTTCCCGCCTCCTTTTTCCCACATAAATGAACTGCATTACACACACCTTcgggggtctagtggagtccatgcctccaCAGGTCAGGGCTGTATTGGCAGCAAAAAGGGGATCagcacaatattaggaaggtggttaTAATGTTATGCGTGATCGGAGTAGTttcgtatgtgtgtgtgtgagtgtccgGCAGCAGTGTCTGTAATAGGGTAGCTTAACTGTTTAAAGAACAGTGACTGTACACATGTGCACCTGTTTTCATCAGGTGGCTTCGAATCTTCATAAATCTTGTGTTTCGAATCAGAGGTTCggagcgtgaatcaaactgccacgtgaaccattgaaattttgaaacacttaacgaagcctcgtttactaaaattATGTGACTTAAACACTCCAAACCTTTGATTTGAAACACAAGATTCGTGAagattcaaagcttcatgaagcagcgttttgaaatcacccatcactagatattgttgaataaagtctttgcTTTtcgtgtgccaaaaaaaaaaaattctcatcgctttataatagtaAGGTTTaaccaccatagtcacatggactgattttaatatgtctttagtaactttctgggcAATGTAAGTGTTGATTGTCTttctggcaatgcaggcctcactgagccatcggattttatcaaaaatgtcttaatttgtgttccaaagatgaatgaaggtcctacgggtgtggaacaacccaggtgtttttttgcacatcctta
The sequence above is drawn from the Megalobrama amblycephala isolate DHTTF-2021 linkage group LG13, ASM1881202v1, whole genome shotgun sequence genome and encodes:
- the LOC125243566 gene encoding myb-related transcription factor, partner of profilin-like — encoded protein: MAEQKKTRKDTFQKDEVNVLLEEVERNKDVIFTRFKGHHTNKEKQNIWEDTATKLTATRGVKRSGKEVRKKWQDFASLAKRKRALQRTAIKKTGGGTNESPLLTAEEEKALSILGTSASDGISGGIDIHGAVGLTQPEPEPGPSCSEELYSPAISQHIPSPTPPNNPPRPQPPSSVVQTAATTPQQLYTIGNLMSSFKCF